The DNA region GGACGCCCGGGAGGAACGACCGTGAAACCCCGCCGCCCCCGCGCCATCGCCTTCCTCGCCGCCGCCGCGACGGCCATGGCCGTCTGGGGCGCCTTCGCCCTCGCCGACCAGGACCCGCGCGACGTCAACCTCGTCCGGAGCGGCTCCGAGACCCAGCCGCCGCAGGCCGCCCCGAGCGACGGCCCGGTCGATCCGTTCGGCCGCGTCCGCTACATCGAAGGGGGCGCGCGCGTCCTGCGGACCGACGGCGCCGAGGACCTCGGCTTCAACGCCCCGGTCTACAAGGGGGACCGCGTCGAGACCGCCGGCGACGGCCAGCGGGTCGAGCTGCAGCTCCCCGACGGCAGCCTCGTCCGCCTCGACATCCGCTCCTCGGTCGAGCTCTACGACTTCGCCGCCCCGGGCGACGGGGACGGGGCGACCGTCCTCGGCCTCTCCGCCGGCAGCCTCGCCGCCGACGTGCCGAACCCCAACGGCGGCCAGAACTTCCGCATCGACACCCCGGCCGCCTCGGTCTACCCGACCGAGCGGGCCGCCTTCCGCGTGGACATCGAGGACAACGACGCGGTCCGCGTCTCGGTCGAGCACGGCGCGGTCGAGGTCGCGGGCCAGGACGGCACGGTTGTCGTGCGGGCCGGCGAGCGGACCCGCGTCCGCGCCGGCGAGCAGCCGCGCCGCCCGTGGGACTACAACGTCATGATCCGCGACGGCTTCGACGGCTGGGTCGCGCGGCGGGACGACGTCTACGCGCTGCGCGAGCAGCCGGGCAAGGAGTACGGCTCGCTGCCGGCGGAGGTCCGCCCCTACTACGGCGAGCTCTCCCGCTACGGCCACTGGGTCTACACCGACGAGTTCGGCTGGACCTGGAAGCCGGACAACGTCTCCGGCGACTGGCGTCCGTACTACGAGGGCGAGTGGGACTACGGCCCGGGGGGCCCGGTCTGGGTCGGCAGCGAACCTTGGGGCTGGGCGGTCTACCGCTACGGCCGCTGGAACTTCCGCGTCGGCCTCGGCTGGCTCTGGATCCCCGGAGCGGTCTTCGGCCCGGCGCACGTCTACTGGTACTACGGCCCGAGCTACGTCGGCTGGTGCCCGCTCGACTTCTGGAACTACCCCGTCTACGTCGGCCTCGGCTGGGGCTGGGGCGACCCGTGGTTCGACGGCTACCCGTGGGGCTTCGTCCGCTACCACGACTTCTGGGGCCGCGGCATGCACGGCCGGTACATCCCGCGCAACGCGGTGATCCCGCGCGACCTCCGCGGCGGCTACGTCGGCCGCAGCGGCCTCCCGCTCCGCAACGCGACGCGGATCGGCGAAGGCGGGGTGCGCGGCGTCCGCGACCTGCCGCAGGACTCCTTCCAGCGGATCCGCGACGCGGCGGCCCGCAACGCCGGGCGAGGCTTCTCGCCGGTCGAAGGGCGCGCGCCGATCAACCGCGCGGCGAGCCCCGCGCGCACCTTCCGCGACGTCGAGCGGACGCAGATCGGCGGCCGCCAGGCGCGGACCGCGCCGTCGGTCTCCGACCGCTTCTTCCCGCAGCGCGGCGCCGACCAGCGGCAGCAGCCCGGCGCGGCTTCGACCGGCCGCACGGCGACCGGGCGCGACGCGACCAGCGCCGGGCGCGACGCGACCAGCGCCGGGCGGGACGCGGGCGCGACCCGCACCCCGCCGGACCGCGGCGGATCCGGCCGTCCGGCGACCGGCCCCGGCCGCCGCTTCGACGGCGGCGCCGACCAGGCGTCGCCGCGGCCGCCGGACGCCGGCCAGAGCCGGCTGCCGTCGTTCCCGCGCTCCCCGCGCGCCGACGCGACCGCCGACCGCGGGCCGCAGGCCGAGCGCGGCGCCGGCGTGAGCCGCCTCTTCGACCGGATCTCGCCGGCCAGCCGCGGCGACGCGACGCGCGGACGCGCCGCGTCGTCCGACCAGACCCGCGCGGAAGGCCGTTCGGCGACGGCCGACCGTCCGCGCTACGAGGCGCGCCCGACCCCGTCCGACGACTCCCGCGCCGAAGGGCGTTCCGCGACGGCCGACCGTCCGCGCTACGAAGCGCGCCCGACCCCGTCCGAACAGCCCCGTTCCGAAACCCGCACCGCCCCGAGCGACCGCCCGCGCTACGAGGCGCGCCCGGCCCCGTCCGAACAGCCCCGTTCCGAAACCCGCACCGCCCCCGCCGAACGGCCGCGCTACGAGGCGCGTCCCGCTCCGTCGGAGTCGCCGCGCT from bacterium includes:
- a CDS encoding FecR domain-containing protein: MKPRRPRAIAFLAAAATAMAVWGAFALADQDPRDVNLVRSGSETQPPQAAPSDGPVDPFGRVRYIEGGARVLRTDGAEDLGFNAPVYKGDRVETAGDGQRVELQLPDGSLVRLDIRSSVELYDFAAPGDGDGATVLGLSAGSLAADVPNPNGGQNFRIDTPAASVYPTERAAFRVDIEDNDAVRVSVEHGAVEVAGQDGTVVVRAGERTRVRAGEQPRRPWDYNVMIRDGFDGWVARRDDVYALREQPGKEYGSLPAEVRPYYGELSRYGHWVYTDEFGWTWKPDNVSGDWRPYYEGEWDYGPGGPVWVGSEPWGWAVYRYGRWNFRVGLGWLWIPGAVFGPAHVYWYYGPSYVGWCPLDFWNYPVYVGLGWGWGDPWFDGYPWGFVRYHDFWGRGMHGRYIPRNAVIPRDLRGGYVGRSGLPLRNATRIGEGGVRGVRDLPQDSFQRIRDAAARNAGRGFSPVEGRAPINRAASPARTFRDVERTQIGGRQARTAPSVSDRFFPQRGADQRQQPGAASTGRTATGRDATSAGRDATSAGRDAGATRTPPDRGGSGRPATGPGRRFDGGADQASPRPPDAGQSRLPSFPRSPRADATADRGPQAERGAGVSRLFDRISPASRGDATRGRAASSDQTRAEGRSATADRPRYEARPTPSDDSRAEGRSATADRPRYEARPTPSEQPRSETRTAPSDRPRYEARPAPSEQPRSETRTAPAERPRYEARPAPSESPRSAPSAAPRSEGRSAPSAAPRSEARSAPAARSESRGGGGGGHAAPASGSRGGGKRDR